GGACTATTTGGAAATATGCTTTACACCAAGCTCTTTGCGCTGGTACTGATGGGGCTTTCCTGTTTGGGTACAAAGGGCGTGAAAGAGGAGCATATCACTTGGTCGAAGATAGGGGCATTCATGGGTGCCGGCTTTGTCTTTTTCTTCCTCAATTGGTGGATACTTGCCTTGCCACTGCCCATAGAGGCGAATACGGCTCTCTATACTTTTACGATAACCGTAGGCTATGTTTGTCTGCTGATGGCGGGACTCTATATGAGCCGACTCTTGAAGAACAACCTGATGGAGGATGTCTTCAATCAGGAGAATGAATCCTTTATGCAGGAGACAAGACTTTTGGAAAACGAGTACTCGGTCAATCTGCCGACCCGATTCTATTACCACAAGAAATGGAACAGGGGCTGGATAAACGTGGTGAATCCTTTTCGTGCGGTCTCCGTCTTGGGAACGCCGGGCAGCGGTAAGTCCTATGCTATCATCAACAATTTCATCAAGCAGCAAGTCGAGAAAGGTTTTGCCATCTACTGCTACGACTTCAAGTATCCCGACCTCTCCACGATTGTTTACAACCATCTGCTGCATCACTCGGAGGGTTATAAGGTCAAACCGAAGTTTTACGTGATCAACTTCGACGACCCTCGTCGGTCGCACCGCTGCAATCCGATACACCCCGATTTCATGAGCGACATTTCGGATGCTTACGAATCGGCTTATACGATTATGCTCAACCTCAATAAGACGTGGGTGCAGAAGCAAGGGGATTTCTTCGTGGAGTCGCCCATCGTACTCTTCGCCGCCATCATTTGGTATCTCCGTATTTTCGAGGGAGGGAAATACTGCACCTTTCCGCATGCCATAGAGTTTCTCTGCCGCAAGTACGAGGATATTTTTCCGATACTCACCTCATATCCCGAATTGGAGAATTACCTTTCTCCTTTTATGGACGCTTGGCTCGGAGGGGCGGCTGACCAGTTGCAAGGGCAGATAGCCTCCGCCAAGATACCCTTGTCAAGGATGATAAGTCCGCAGCTCTATTGGATTATGACAGGAGATGATTTCACACTCGACATCAATAATCCCAAGGAGCCTAAAATCCTATGCGTAGGAAACAATCCTGACAGACAGAATATCTACGGAGCGGCATTGGGATTGTATAATTCGCGTATCGTCAAGCTCATCAATAAGAAAGGGATGCTGAAAAGTTCCGTGCTCATCGACGAGCTACCCACCATCTATTTCAAGGGGTTGGACAACT
The nucleotide sequence above comes from Segatella oris. Encoded proteins:
- the mobC gene encoding conjugal transfer protein MobC → MSQQEDDLRALAKIMDFLRAVSIILVVVHLYWYCYEAIRLWGVNIGVVDRILMNFHRTAGLFGNMLYTKLFALVLMGLSCLGTKGVKEEHITWSKIGAFMGAGFVFFFLNWWILALPLPIEANTALYTFTITVGYVCLLMAGLYMSRLLKNNLMEDVFNQENESFMQETRLLENEYSVNLPTRFYYHKKWNRGWINVVNPFRAVSVLGTPGSGKSYAIINNFIKQQVEKGFAIYCYDFKYPDLSTIVYNHLLHHSEGYKVKPKFYVINFDDPRRSHRCNPIHPDFMSDISDAYESAYTIMLNLNKTWVQKQGDFFVESPIVLFAAIIWYLRIFEGGKYCTFPHAIEFLCRKYEDIFPILTSYPELENYLSPFMDAWLGGAADQLQGQIASAKIPLSRMISPQLYWIMTGDDFTLDINNPKEPKILCVGNNPDRQNIYGAALGLYNSRIVKLINKKGMLKSSVLIDELPTIYFKGLDNLIATARSNKVAVCLGFQDFSQLKRDYGDKEAAVVMNTVGNIFSGQVVGETAKTLSERFGKVLQKRQSMSITRSDKTTSISTQMDSLIPQSKISTLTQGMFVGAVADNFSERIEQKIFHCEIVVDNVKVAKETAAYRPIPILTDFTDENGEDMMEQEIKANYERVKTEVREIVERELQRISDDPELSKLLNTKK